From Catharus ustulatus isolate bCatUst1 chromosome 6, bCatUst1.pri.v2, whole genome shotgun sequence, a single genomic window includes:
- the ARF6 gene encoding ADP-ribosylation factor 6 codes for MGKVLSKIFGNKEMRILMLGLDAAGKTTILYKLKLGQSVTTIPTVGFNVETVTYKNVKFNVWDVGGQDKIRPLWRHYYTGTQGLIFVVDCADRDRIDEARQELHRIINDREMRDAIILIFANKQDLPDAMKPHEIQEKLGLTRIRDRNWYVQPSCATTGDGLYEGLTWLTSNYKS; via the coding sequence ATGGGCAAGGTGCTGTCCAAGATCTTCGGGAACAAGGAGATGCGGATCCTGATGCTGGGGCTGGACGCGGCCGGCAAGACCACGATCCTGTACAAGCTGAAGCTGGGCCAGTCGGTGACCACGATCCCCACCGTGGGCTTCAACGTGGAGACCGTCACCTACAAGAACGTCAAGTTCAACGTGTGGGACGTGGGCGGCCAGGACAAGATCCGGCCCCTGTGGCGGCACTACTACACGGGCACGCAGGGGCTCATCTTCGTGGTGGACTGCGCCGACCGCGACCGCATCGACGAGGCGCGGCAGGAGCTGCACCGCATCATCAACGACCGGGAGATGCGGGACgccatcatcctcatcttcgCCAACAAGCAGGACCTGCCCGACGCCATGAAACCCCACGAGATCCAGGAGAAACTGGGCCTGACCCGGATCAGGGATAGGAATTGGTATGTGCAGCCCTCCTGTGCCACGACGGGGGATGGACTCTACGAAGGGCTGACGTGGTTAACGTCCAATTATAAATCCTAA